The Candidatus Latescibacterota bacterium genome includes a window with the following:
- a CDS encoding STAS domain-containing protein, producing MKIKKKEIDGIAVLELSGEMYGGPDNMKLVEVVSELVEEKKLDLVINLSKVKWISSTGLGILVSARSRYAKEGGVIKLCQPNDRVLGILQVTRLNLIFDVFNSVKEAIENLKK from the coding sequence ATGAAGATAAAGAAGAAAGAAATAGATGGGATCGCAGTACTTGAGCTTTCCGGCGAGATGTATGGCGGCCCCGATAATATGAAGCTGGTTGAAGTCGTATCCGAACTCGTCGAAGAGAAAAAGCTGGATCTCGTTATCAATCTGTCGAAAGTAAAGTGGATCTCCAGTACCGGTCTGGGTATTCTCGTCTCAGCCAGGTCGAGGTATGCGAAGGAGGGCGGAGTCATCAAACTTTGCCAGCCTAATGACAGGGTGCTGGGTATCCTTCAGGTTACCCGACTGAACCTGATTTTCGATGTTTTCAATTCAGTCAAGGAAGCTATCGAAAACCTGAAAAAATAG
- a CDS encoding STAS domain-containing protein — protein sequence MLTITNRDAGGVVILDLEGQIDGGPKSERIHGIIKEGIEQGQKKFVLNLREVKWLNSLGAGVLIAAYASAKREDALLKLHSVSDRVGSVLKTCGLIPEVFDVYDDEAGALSSF from the coding sequence ATGCTGACGATCACTAACAGGGATGCCGGCGGAGTGGTCATTCTGGATTTGGAAGGTCAGATCGACGGTGGACCGAAGTCTGAGAGAATACACGGGATCATCAAGGAAGGAATCGAGCAAGGACAGAAGAAGTTCGTGCTTAACCTCAGAGAAGTCAAATGGCTCAACTCACTTGGGGCGGGCGTCCTTATTGCTGCCTATGCCTCGGCCAAAAGGGAAGATGCGTTGTTGAAGCTTCACAGCGTCTCGGACCGCGTCGGCTCTGTGTTGAAGACCTGCGGTCTCATTCCTGAAGTATTCGATGTCTATGATGATGAAGCTGGCGCACTTTCCAGCTTCTGA